CTGCTCGAAGGCCTCCAGCGCCTGGAGTACCGCGGCTACGACTCGGCGGGCATCGTCGTCACGACGCCGAAGTCGGCCGGTCTGAAGATGGTCAAGGCCAAGGGCCGGGTCCGTGACCTGGAGGCCAAGGTCCCCGCACGCTTCAAGGGCACGACCGGCATCGCCCACACCCGCTGGGCCACCCACGGCGCCCCCTCCGACGTGAACGCGCACCCCCACATGTCCGCCGACAGCAAGGTCGCGGTCGTCCACAACGGCATCATCGACAACGCCTCCGACCTGCGTAAGAAGCTCGAGGCGGACGGTGTCGAGTTCCTCTCGGAGACCGACACCGAGGTCCTCACCCACCTGATCGCCCACTCCGAGGCCGAGAAGCTCGAGGACAAGGTCCGCGACGCGCTCCGGGTGATCGAGGGCACGTACGGCATCGCGGTCCTGCACGCCGACTTCCCCGACCGCATCGTGGTGGCCCGCAACGGTTCCCCGGTCGTCCTCGGCATCGGCGAGAAGGAGATGTTCGTCGCCTCGGACATCGCCGCCCTGGTCACCCACACCCGCCAGATAGTGACCCTGGACGACGGCGAGATGGCCACCCTCAAGGCCGACGACTTCCGCACCTACACCACCGAGGGCACCCGTACGACGGCCGAGCCGACCACCGTGGAGTGGGAGGCGGCCTCGTACGACATGGGCGGCCACGACACGTACATGCACAAGGAGATCCACGAGCAGGTCGAGGCCGTGGACCGGGTGCTGCGCGGCCGCATCGACGACCGGTTCTCCACCGTGCACCTCGGTGGCCTGAACCTGGACGCCCGTGAGGCGCGCCAGATCCGCCGCGTGAAGATCCTCGGCTGCGGCACCTCGTACCACGCGGGCATGATCGGCGCCCAGATGATCGAGGAGCTCGCCCGCAT
This portion of the Streptomyces mirabilis genome encodes:
- the glmS gene encoding glutamine--fructose-6-phosphate transaminase (isomerizing): MCGIVGYIGRRDVAPLLLEGLQRLEYRGYDSAGIVVTTPKSAGLKMVKAKGRVRDLEAKVPARFKGTTGIAHTRWATHGAPSDVNAHPHMSADSKVAVVHNGIIDNASDLRKKLEADGVEFLSETDTEVLTHLIAHSEAEKLEDKVRDALRVIEGTYGIAVLHADFPDRIVVARNGSPVVLGIGEKEMFVASDIAALVTHTRQIVTLDDGEMATLKADDFRTYTTEGTRTTAEPTTVEWEAASYDMGGHDTYMHKEIHEQVEAVDRVLRGRIDDRFSTVHLGGLNLDAREARQIRRVKILGCGTSYHAGMIGAQMIEELARIPADAEPASEFRYRNAVVDPDTLYVAVSQSGETYDVLAAVQELKRKGARVLGVVNVVGSAIAREADGGMYVHAGPEVCVVSTKCFTNTTVAFALLALHLGRTRDLSVRDGKRIIEGLRRLPAQISEILEQEDEIKKLAEEYAEARSMLFIGRVRGYPVAREASLKLKEVSYIHAEAYPASELKHGPLALIEPALPTVAIVPDDDLLEKNRAALEEIKARSGRILAVAHQEQEKADQTIVVPKNEDELDPILMGIPLQLLAYHTALALGRDIDKPRNLAKSVTVE